From one Lolium rigidum isolate FL_2022 chromosome 4, APGP_CSIRO_Lrig_0.1, whole genome shotgun sequence genomic stretch:
- the LOC124648212 gene encoding transcription factor SPT20 homolog — protein sequence MGYYTQHATLALVLSRTEGHPVYSMSHSAANASCDHACLIHALDLATDLLVYQASCKVPELLTDSEFKAEKNNDQGPDDFGCLQLLNQDVMTLKRNLALDLGKDDLVNKVVAKRPRKTEEVVAQSPREAFTIKTLKSLVKFTEKRLSVAEGRFEGREITALARDLRQDDRDVRQDKRDVLQDNRDVLQDKTRMTLAETKRQLDASFEKYSTWKAACEQQNMEEQQKQNMEEQQKQNTEEQQKQNTVEQQKQDTEEKQPQTTEEQENTEEQQKQNTEEQQKQNTKEKQQQTREEQQNLEEKHEQNMEEKQNVASFVTQGLDRAESAVNLGERVVNLGEKASNVATRAGNLSRPGDNSRILQTFLGAVVACASAVARQALQDLKDMVAGGEDSSDSHPTGDDSSDDHPTD from the exons ATGGGCTACTACACGCAGCATGCGACCTTAGCTTTGGTGCTCAGCCGGACCGAGGGACACCCGGTTTACTCCATGTCTCATTCAGCGGCTAATGCATCATGCGACCATGCATGTCTCATTCATGCATTGGATTTGGCCACTGATCTACTTGTTTATCAAGC gtcttgcaaggttcctGAGCTATTAACTGACTCTGAGTTCAAGGCAGAGAAAAATAATGACCAGGGCCCAGATGATTTTGGCTGTCTGCAATTGCTTAATCAAGACGTCATGACTCTAAAAAGGAATCT TGCCCTTGACCTGGGGAAGGATGACCTTGTCAACAAGGTTGTGGCTAAACGACCAAG GAAAACTGAAGAAGTTGTCGCACAATCACCTAGGGAGGCCTTCACGATAAAGACACTCAAAAGTCTTGTGAAGTTTACTGAAAAGCGCCTGAGTGTTGCAGAAGGGCGTTTTGAGGGTCGTGAGATCACTGCTCTAGCTCGTGATCTTCGCCAGGACGACCGGGATGTTCGCCAGGACAAACGTGATGTTCTCCAGGACAATCGTGATGTTCTCCAGGACAAGACTCGAATGACCTTGGCTGAGACCAAGCGACAACTTGATGCCAGTTTCGAAAAATACTCTACATGGAAAGCTGCCTGTGAGCAGCAGAACATGGAGGAGCAGCAGAAGCAGAACATGGAGGAGCAGCAGAAGCAGAACACGGAGGAGCAGCAGAAGCAGAACACGGTGGAGCAGCAGAAGCAGGACACGGAGGAGAAGCAGCCGCAGACCACAGAGGAGCAGGAGAACACGGAGGAGCAGCAGAAGCAGAACACGGAGGAGCAGCAGAAGCAGAACACGAAGGAGAAGCAGCAGCAGACCAGGGAGGAGCAGCAGAACCTGGAGGAGAAGCATGAGCAGAACATGGAGGAGAAGCAGAATGTTGCGTCCTTTGTTACACAAGGTCTCGACAGAGCTGAGTCAGCTGTCAAT CTGGGTGAGAGGGTTGTCAACCTGGGGGAGAAGGCTTCAAACGTTGCTACTAGGGCTGGGAATCTGTCGAGGCCCGGTGATAATTCTAGGATACTGCAAACTTTCCTTGGCGCGGTTGTGGCATGCGCATCGGCTGTTGCAAGGCAGGCCTTGCAGGATTTGAAGGATATGGTTGCTGGTGGAGAAGATTCAAGTGACAGTCATCCGACTGGCGATGATTCAAGTGACGATCATCCGACTGATTGA